One region of Microbacterium sp. M28 genomic DNA includes:
- a CDS encoding HpcH/HpaI aldolase family protein, with protein sequence MPLHLAPSFRSHLTEADRAQIGMWVCSGSPVIAEIAAGSGVDWLLIDMEHSANSLESVLHQLQAVAPYPAVPLVRVPWNDAVIIKQVLDLGAQNIIVPMVSSAAEAEAAVAATRYPPHGVRGVGSALSRSARWNRVDGYLQDAATHVSLTVQIETAAGVENAAEIAAVDGVDAVFVGPSDLAASLGRLGQQTHPDVVDAVNRTLSAVRSAGTAVGVNAFDPVTADAYIAQGADFVAVGADVAMLARSSESLAERFGASLG encoded by the coding sequence ATGCCGCTTCATCTAGCCCCCTCCTTCCGTTCACATCTCACGGAAGCCGACCGCGCGCAGATCGGCATGTGGGTCTGCTCCGGCAGCCCTGTGATCGCCGAGATCGCTGCCGGCTCCGGCGTGGACTGGCTCCTGATCGACATGGAGCACTCGGCGAACTCGCTCGAGAGCGTCCTGCACCAGCTGCAGGCCGTCGCGCCGTATCCTGCCGTGCCGCTCGTGCGCGTGCCGTGGAACGACGCCGTCATCATCAAACAGGTGCTCGACCTCGGCGCGCAGAACATCATCGTGCCGATGGTGTCGTCCGCTGCGGAGGCCGAGGCGGCGGTCGCGGCGACGCGGTATCCCCCGCACGGCGTCCGCGGCGTCGGCAGCGCCCTTTCCCGCAGCGCCCGCTGGAACCGCGTGGACGGCTACCTGCAGGATGCCGCGACGCACGTCTCCCTCACCGTGCAGATCGAGACGGCGGCCGGGGTCGAGAACGCGGCCGAGATCGCGGCGGTCGACGGCGTGGACGCCGTGTTCGTCGGACCCTCGGATCTCGCGGCCTCACTCGGCAGGCTCGGCCAGCAGACGCATCCGGATGTCGTGGATGCCGTGAACCGCACGCTCTCCGCGGTGAGATCGGCGGGGACCGCGGTCGGCGTCAACGCGTTCGACCCGGTGACCGCCGACGCGTACATCGCGCAGGGCGCCGACTTCGTCGCCGTTGGCGCGGATGTCGCGATGCTCGCCCGAAGCTCGGAGTCCCTCGCGGAGCGGTTCGGCGCCTCCCTCGGTTGA
- a CDS encoding fumarylacetoacetate hydrolase family protein: MTDQIARPGKIIAIHLSYASRAEQRGRRPAHPSYFFKPASSVSASGGTVERPAGTELLAFEGEIALIIGTPARRVRIEDAWAHVASITAANDLGLYDLRANDKGSNVRSKGGDGYTPLGPQLIDARTVDPYAVRVRAWVNGELRQDDTTAGLLFPLAQLVADLSQHFTLETGDVILTGTPAGSSVIVPGDVVEIEVDAAGVTSGRLVTTVVQGDVPFDPAIGSLPSVDDLQRAEAWGSREAAGLADVAPGLSAELRAKLEAAPTAGLSTQLRQRGITACFIDGVAANIAGAKIVGTAKTLRFVPFREDLFAAHGGGYNAQKRAFDAVDDGEVIVIEARGDGSTGTLGDILALRAKTRGAAGVVTDGGVRDFDAVAEIGLPVFSRGAHPSVLGRRHVPWDVDVTIACGGAVVQPGDIIVGDGDGVIVIPPALAEEVADAALAQEDEDAWIAEQVAAGHPVDGLFPMNAQWRARYESRTEGRS, translated from the coding sequence GTGACGGACCAGATCGCCCGCCCCGGCAAGATCATCGCGATCCACCTCAGCTATGCCTCCCGCGCCGAGCAGCGCGGGCGCCGCCCCGCTCACCCCTCGTACTTCTTCAAGCCGGCCAGCTCCGTCTCGGCATCCGGCGGCACCGTCGAACGCCCGGCAGGAACCGAGCTGCTCGCGTTCGAGGGCGAGATCGCCCTGATCATCGGGACGCCCGCCCGTCGCGTGCGCATCGAGGATGCCTGGGCGCACGTCGCCTCGATCACGGCCGCCAACGACCTCGGCCTGTACGACCTGCGCGCGAACGACAAGGGCTCCAACGTGCGCTCGAAGGGCGGCGACGGCTACACGCCGCTCGGCCCGCAGCTCATCGACGCCCGCACCGTCGACCCGTACGCTGTGCGCGTCCGCGCGTGGGTGAACGGCGAGCTCCGCCAGGACGACACCACCGCCGGCCTCCTGTTCCCCCTCGCCCAGCTCGTCGCCGACCTGTCGCAGCACTTCACGCTCGAAACCGGCGACGTCATTCTCACCGGGACGCCTGCCGGATCGAGTGTCATCGTGCCGGGCGACGTCGTCGAGATCGAAGTGGATGCCGCGGGCGTCACATCAGGACGACTCGTGACGACCGTGGTGCAGGGCGACGTGCCCTTCGACCCGGCGATCGGCTCCCTTCCCTCGGTCGACGACCTGCAGCGCGCGGAGGCGTGGGGCTCGCGGGAGGCGGCGGGCCTCGCCGATGTCGCGCCCGGCCTGAGCGCAGAGCTCCGGGCCAAGCTCGAGGCGGCGCCGACCGCAGGGCTCTCGACGCAGTTGCGCCAGCGCGGCATCACCGCCTGTTTCATCGACGGCGTCGCGGCGAACATCGCCGGAGCCAAGATCGTCGGGACGGCGAAGACCCTGCGTTTCGTGCCGTTCCGCGAGGATCTGTTCGCCGCGCACGGCGGCGGCTACAACGCGCAGAAGCGCGCCTTCGACGCCGTCGACGACGGCGAGGTCATCGTGATCGAGGCGCGCGGCGACGGCAGCACCGGCACCCTCGGCGACATCCTCGCGCTTCGGGCGAAGACCCGCGGTGCCGCGGGCGTCGTCACCGACGGCGGAGTCCGCGACTTCGACGCGGTCGCCGAGATCGGGCTTCCGGTGTTCTCCCGCGGTGCGCACCCGTCGGTCCTCGGACGCCGGCACGTCCCGTGGGACGTCGACGTCACGATCGCGTGCGGCGGTGCCGTCGTGCAGCCCGGCGACATCATCGTCGGCGACGGAGACGGCGTGATCGTGATCCCTCCCGCCCTCGCCGAGGAGGTGGCCGACGCCGCGCTCGCCCAGGAGGACGAGGATGCTTGGATCGCCGAGCAGGTCGCCGCCGGACACCCCGTCGATGGGCTGTTCCCGATGAACGCGCAATGGCGTGCACGCTACGAGTCCCGGACGGAAGGGCGCTCATGA
- a CDS encoding FAD-dependent monooxygenase produces MQFHHHGYVSQDPRVLPASGTGIDRPGDLPAEVDVLIVGSGPAGMLLAAQMSQFPDVTTRIIEKRAGRLALGQADGIQPRSVETFQAFGFAERITAEAYNIGWMNFWGPDPEHPENIRRTTRTADYAYDICEFPHLIVNQARVLDYFAEAAAHGPGRIAPDYGVEFLGLSVHDDGAFPVEVRVRDAGGERTVHAKYVVGCDGARSGVREAIGRKHVGGVAAHAWGVMDVLVNTDFPDWRTKCAINAEAGNILHIPREGGYLSRMYIDLGEVAADDDHRVRQTPIESIIAKANAILHPYSIDVKQVAWHSVYEVGHRVTDGFDDVIDGSGRTPRVFLTGDACHTHSAKAGQGMNVSMQDGFNLGWKLGAVLTGRSPETLLATYGAERRPVAQQLIDFDREWSALMARKPEEISDPTDLATYYLATAEFPSGFMTQYTPSMITGSDAHQSLAGGFPLGKRFKSAEVVRVCDGNVVHLGHHARADGRWRIYAFGDQDGTALAAWASAASEVLARFTPSDADEDAVFDVKAVYQQSFEEVDFPSVPALFQPKSGPFGLTDWEKVYAAGPSKWTPADIFAERELSRDGVVVVVRPDQYVAAILPLDGTAELAEFLEGAFLPAH; encoded by the coding sequence ATGCAATTCCACCACCACGGCTACGTCTCGCAGGACCCGCGGGTGCTGCCGGCATCCGGCACGGGGATCGACCGACCGGGTGATCTGCCGGCCGAGGTCGACGTGCTCATCGTCGGATCGGGGCCTGCCGGGATGCTGCTGGCCGCGCAGATGTCGCAGTTCCCGGACGTCACCACGCGGATCATCGAGAAGCGCGCCGGGCGGCTGGCGCTCGGTCAGGCCGACGGCATCCAGCCGCGCAGCGTCGAGACGTTCCAGGCGTTCGGGTTCGCCGAACGGATCACCGCCGAGGCGTACAACATCGGGTGGATGAACTTCTGGGGGCCCGACCCCGAGCATCCCGAGAACATCCGGCGAACCACGCGTACGGCGGACTACGCGTACGACATCTGCGAGTTCCCGCACCTCATCGTCAACCAGGCGCGCGTGCTGGACTACTTCGCCGAGGCGGCCGCGCACGGGCCGGGCCGGATCGCCCCGGATTACGGCGTGGAGTTCCTGGGGCTGTCGGTGCACGACGACGGCGCGTTCCCCGTGGAGGTCCGGGTGCGGGATGCCGGTGGCGAGCGGACCGTGCATGCGAAGTACGTGGTGGGTTGCGACGGCGCGCGCAGCGGTGTGCGCGAGGCGATCGGCCGCAAGCATGTGGGCGGCGTGGCCGCGCACGCCTGGGGTGTGATGGACGTGCTCGTGAACACGGACTTCCCCGACTGGCGCACGAAGTGCGCGATCAACGCCGAGGCGGGCAACATCCTGCACATCCCTCGTGAGGGCGGATATCTCAGCCGGATGTACATCGACCTCGGCGAGGTCGCCGCCGACGATGATCACCGGGTGCGGCAGACGCCCATCGAATCGATCATCGCGAAGGCGAATGCGATCCTGCATCCGTACTCGATCGATGTGAAGCAGGTGGCGTGGCACAGTGTCTACGAGGTCGGACACCGGGTCACGGACGGGTTCGACGACGTGATCGACGGCTCGGGGCGGACTCCGCGGGTGTTCCTGACCGGCGACGCGTGCCACACGCACAGCGCCAAGGCCGGGCAGGGCATGAACGTGTCGATGCAGGACGGGTTCAACCTCGGGTGGAAGCTCGGGGCCGTCCTGACCGGGCGCTCCCCGGAGACGCTGCTGGCGACGTACGGCGCGGAGCGGCGACCCGTCGCGCAGCAGCTGATCGATTTCGATCGGGAGTGGTCGGCGCTGATGGCGCGCAAGCCCGAGGAGATCTCCGACCCGACTGATCTGGCCACGTACTATCTCGCGACGGCCGAGTTCCCGTCAGGTTTCATGACGCAGTACACGCCGTCGATGATCACCGGGTCCGATGCGCATCAGTCGCTCGCCGGCGGATTCCCGCTGGGCAAGCGGTTCAAGTCCGCCGAGGTCGTCCGGGTGTGCGACGGCAACGTCGTGCATCTGGGTCATCACGCGAGGGCAGACGGACGCTGGCGCATCTACGCGTTCGGCGATCAGGACGGGACGGCTTTGGCGGCGTGGGCTTCTGCCGCGTCGGAGGTGCTCGCCCGCTTCACCCCGTCGGATGCCGATGAGGATGCCGTCTTCGACGTGAAGGCGGTGTATCAGCAGTCGTTCGAGGAGGTCGACTTCCCCTCGGTGCCGGCGCTGTTCCAGCCGAAGTCCGGGCCGTTCGGATTGACCGACTGGGAGAAGGTGTACGCCGCGGGTCCGTCGAAGTGGACTCCGGCCGACATCTTCGCGGAGCGGGAGCTGTCGCGGGACGGTGTCGTCGTGGTGGTGCGCCCGGATCAGTACGTCGCGGCGATCCTGCCGCTGGACGGGACGGCCGAGCTGGCGGAGTTCCTGGAGGGCGCGTTCCTTCCGGCCCACTGA
- a CDS encoding MFS transporter: MTDHPGFTPTGTIATSTDRRRVVFATVVGTTVEWYDYFIYATAVALVFNELFFSALGANSVLLGFATVGISFLFRPLGAFLAGHFGDKYGRKTVLMWTLILMGAATALIGLLPTAAAIGVTAPILLVLLRILQGLSAGGEWGGAVLMAVEHAPKKRRGIFGASPQIGVPLGLLLASGVMAIMTAIAPGEQFLVWGWRIPFLLSVVLILVGYYVRRRVEESPVFTELAERKEKAQMPIVQLFRKHLLLVIIAALVFAGNNAVGYMTTGGYIQNYSTNPEGPVALDRGPVLWAVTGSAVTWLLTTLLAGWISDRIGRRSTYIIGWILQLGGVILLFPLVNTGSIWLLFVALAVLTIGLGFTYGPQAALYTELFPASIRFSGVSISYAIGAIAGGAFAPMIAAWLVEKTGSTDAVTWYLAGMTLIGLVATLLLRDRSGIPLGPDHEAEQTVSPIRGMAKA; this comes from the coding sequence ATGACTGATCACCCGGGCTTCACGCCGACCGGCACCATCGCCACCTCGACCGATCGACGGCGCGTGGTCTTCGCGACCGTGGTCGGCACCACCGTCGAGTGGTACGACTACTTCATCTACGCGACCGCCGTCGCGCTGGTCTTCAACGAGCTGTTCTTCTCCGCGCTCGGCGCCAACAGCGTCCTGCTCGGGTTCGCGACCGTCGGGATCAGCTTCCTGTTCCGCCCGCTCGGGGCATTCCTGGCCGGCCACTTCGGCGACAAGTACGGCCGCAAGACCGTGCTGATGTGGACGCTCATCCTGATGGGGGCCGCGACGGCGCTCATCGGTCTGCTGCCCACCGCCGCGGCCATCGGGGTGACCGCCCCGATCCTGCTCGTGCTGCTGCGCATCCTCCAGGGGCTGTCGGCCGGCGGCGAGTGGGGAGGAGCCGTGCTCATGGCCGTGGAGCATGCGCCCAAGAAGCGCCGAGGGATCTTCGGGGCGTCGCCCCAGATCGGCGTCCCGCTCGGACTGCTGCTCGCCTCGGGCGTCATGGCGATCATGACGGCGATCGCACCGGGCGAGCAGTTCCTCGTGTGGGGCTGGCGCATCCCGTTCCTGCTCAGCGTCGTGCTGATCCTGGTCGGCTACTACGTGCGGCGCCGGGTGGAGGAGAGCCCGGTGTTCACCGAGCTGGCCGAGCGCAAGGAGAAGGCGCAGATGCCGATCGTGCAGCTGTTCCGCAAGCACCTGCTGCTCGTGATCATCGCCGCCCTCGTGTTCGCCGGCAACAACGCGGTCGGCTACATGACCACCGGCGGATACATCCAGAACTACTCGACCAACCCGGAGGGGCCTGTCGCGCTCGACCGCGGTCCGGTGCTCTGGGCCGTCACCGGGTCGGCGGTCACCTGGCTGCTCACGACCCTGCTCGCCGGCTGGATCTCCGACCGGATCGGTCGACGCAGCACGTACATCATCGGCTGGATCCTGCAGCTCGGCGGTGTGATCCTGCTCTTCCCGCTCGTGAACACCGGCAGTATCTGGCTGCTGTTCGTCGCGCTCGCCGTCCTGACGATCGGGCTCGGCTTCACGTACGGCCCGCAGGCCGCGCTGTACACCGAGCTGTTCCCCGCCAGCATCCGCTTCTCGGGGGTCTCGATCTCGTACGCGATCGGTGCGATCGCCGGAGGCGCGTTCGCGCCGATGATCGCCGCATGGCTCGTCGAGAAGACCGGCTCGACGGATGCGGTCACCTGGTACCTCGCCGGCATGACCCTGATCGGTCTCGTCGCGACCCTGCTGCTGCGCGATCGCAGCGGCATCCCCCTCGGACCGGACCACGAGGCCGAGCAGACGGTCAGTCCGATCCGCGGGATGGCCAAGGCCTGA
- a CDS encoding ROK family transcriptional regulator, with the protein MNERATTVEGVRRTNLGEVLRLVHHHGARSRATITADTGLNRSTVADLVSELATRGLVIEQEPDATRRVGRPSPIVAPSPDVVAIAVNPEVDAIEIGVISLGGTVQERTRVACAQPPTTADVIAAVSRFVQDWRAGSPGAHIVGVGLAVPALVRADDGIVRLAPHLGWHDEPIAEQLGSVLELPVLIDNDASLGARAERLFGAAREHRDVVYLNGGASGIGGGLILDGQLISGAGGYAGEWGQTRPGILSDEDRRTKNGVLEDEVNRARLLQAARLGAVDDAALAAVLAATSDAGVVAEIDRQRRILIASLANAVNVLNPSIVVLGGFLAMLRDRDTDAFDADVRAGALQAPAEQVELRAAALGADRLLIGAAEAAFAPLLSDPLSTSAR; encoded by the coding sequence ATGAACGAACGAGCGACGACTGTGGAAGGCGTGCGCCGGACCAATCTCGGCGAGGTGCTGCGCCTGGTGCATCACCATGGTGCGCGCTCGCGCGCGACGATCACGGCGGACACCGGGCTGAACCGTTCGACGGTCGCCGATCTCGTGTCCGAACTCGCGACACGCGGTCTCGTCATCGAGCAGGAGCCGGACGCCACTCGGCGTGTCGGCCGGCCGTCGCCGATCGTCGCCCCGAGCCCTGATGTCGTCGCGATCGCGGTGAACCCGGAGGTCGACGCGATCGAGATCGGCGTGATCTCGCTCGGCGGGACGGTGCAGGAGCGCACGCGCGTCGCATGCGCGCAACCGCCGACGACGGCGGACGTGATCGCGGCTGTCTCACGCTTCGTGCAGGACTGGCGAGCCGGTTCTCCCGGCGCCCACATCGTCGGCGTCGGGCTCGCCGTTCCCGCGCTCGTGCGCGCCGACGACGGGATCGTGCGCCTGGCTCCGCATCTCGGCTGGCACGACGAGCCGATCGCCGAGCAGCTCGGCTCCGTGCTGGAGCTGCCCGTGCTCATCGACAACGACGCGTCCCTCGGCGCGCGCGCGGAGCGACTGTTCGGCGCCGCGCGCGAGCACCGCGACGTCGTCTACCTCAACGGCGGCGCGAGCGGCATCGGCGGCGGTCTCATCCTGGACGGTCAGCTCATCTCGGGCGCCGGGGGATACGCCGGCGAATGGGGACAGACGCGGCCGGGCATCCTGAGCGATGAGGACCGGCGCACGAAGAACGGCGTGCTCGAGGACGAGGTCAACCGTGCGCGGCTGCTGCAGGCCGCGCGGCTGGGAGCGGTCGATGACGCGGCGCTCGCGGCGGTTCTGGCCGCGACCAGCGATGCCGGAGTCGTCGCCGAGATCGACCGGCAGCGACGGATCCTGATCGCCTCGCTGGCGAACGCGGTGAACGTGCTGAACCCGTCGATCGTCGTGCTCGGCGGGTTCCTCGCGATGCTCAGGGATCGCGACACCGATGCCTTCGACGCGGATGTGCGGGCGGGGGCCCTGCAGGCGCCGGCCGAACAGGTCGAGCTGCGTGCGGCTGCGCTCGGTGCGGACCGGCTGCTGATCGGAGCCGCAGAGGCCGCGTTCGCACCGCTCCTGTCGGACCCGCTCAGCACCTCGGCTCGCTAG
- the hpaD gene encoding 3,4-dihydroxyphenylacetate 2,3-dioxygenase, whose product MTNRDDMTLTSSGFYVSQEAPIRTSNPTPTPISTPPDVLRCAYMELVVTDLAASRVFYVDVLGLYVTEEDEEAIYLRSTEEFIHHNLVLRKGPIAAVSAFSYRVRTPEDLDRAVEFYTELGCDVRRNPDGFVKGIGDSVRVVDPLGFPYEFFHQTDHVERMSWRYDLHTPGELVRLDHFNQVTPDVPRAVKFMQDLGFRVTEDIQDEEGTVYAAWMRRKPTVHDTAMTGGDGPRMHHVCFATHEKHNILAICDKLGALRRSDAIERGPGRHGVSNAFYLYLRDPDGHRVEVYTQDYYTGDPDNPVITWDVHDNQRRDWWGNPVVPSWYTDASLVLDLDGNPQPVVARTDDSEMAVTIGADGFSYTRPEDEAMPEWKQGEYKLGHQL is encoded by the coding sequence ATGACCAATCGCGACGACATGACTCTGACCTCGTCGGGCTTCTACGTGAGCCAGGAGGCGCCGATCCGCACGAGCAACCCGACGCCCACGCCGATCAGCACGCCGCCGGACGTGCTGCGCTGCGCGTACATGGAGCTCGTGGTGACGGACCTCGCCGCTTCACGCGTCTTCTACGTCGACGTGCTCGGACTCTACGTCACCGAGGAGGATGAGGAGGCGATCTACCTCCGCTCCACCGAGGAGTTCATCCACCACAACCTCGTACTGCGAAAGGGACCGATCGCGGCCGTCTCCGCCTTCTCGTACCGTGTCCGCACCCCGGAGGACCTCGACCGCGCCGTCGAGTTCTACACCGAACTCGGATGCGACGTGCGCCGCAATCCCGACGGGTTCGTCAAGGGAATCGGCGACTCGGTGCGGGTCGTCGACCCGCTGGGCTTCCCGTACGAGTTCTTCCACCAGACCGATCACGTCGAGCGGATGTCGTGGCGCTACGACTTGCACACGCCGGGCGAGCTCGTGCGCCTGGACCACTTCAACCAGGTCACCCCCGACGTGCCGCGGGCCGTGAAGTTCATGCAGGATCTCGGCTTCCGCGTCACGGAGGACATCCAGGACGAGGAGGGCACCGTCTACGCCGCCTGGATGCGCCGCAAGCCGACCGTGCACGACACGGCCATGACCGGCGGTGACGGTCCTCGCATGCACCACGTGTGCTTCGCGACGCACGAGAAGCACAACATCCTCGCCATCTGCGACAAGCTCGGCGCGCTGCGCCGCTCCGACGCGATCGAGCGCGGACCCGGCCGTCACGGCGTCTCGAACGCCTTCTACCTGTACCTGCGAGACCCGGACGGACACCGCGTCGAGGTCTACACGCAGGACTACTACACGGGCGACCCGGACAACCCCGTCATCACCTGGGACGTCCACGACAACCAGCGCCGGGACTGGTGGGGCAACCCGGTCGTGCCGTCCTGGTACACGGATGCCTCGCTCGTGCTCGACCTCGACGGAAACCCGCAGCCCGTCGTCGCCCGCACTGACGACAGCGAGATGGCGGTGACGATCGGCGCGGACGGCTTCAGCTACACCCGCCCCGAGGACGAAGCGATGCCGGAATGGAAGCAGGGCGAGTACAAGCTCGGCCACCAGCTGTGA
- a CDS encoding 2-keto-4-pentenoate hydratase, whose product MLTPTQIEEIAAELAEADRTHGVIPRITARFPEATIEDSYAIQGVWRDAQIAAGRRLVGRKIGLTSKAMQHATGITEPDYGVMFDDTVHASGADIRFDDFSNVRIEVELAFVLGHPLEGPDCTLEDALAAIDYAVPALEVLNSHIELEGRTIVDTISDNAAYGAMVLGTVRKRPDEIDLRWVPGVLSRNGEIEETGVAAGVLGHPATGVAWLANKFHQHGARLEAGEIILAGSFTRPMWVAEGDTVLCDYREMGTIECRFI is encoded by the coding sequence ATGCTGACACCTACGCAGATCGAAGAGATCGCCGCCGAGCTGGCGGAGGCCGACCGCACCCACGGGGTGATCCCCCGGATCACCGCCCGCTTCCCCGAAGCGACGATTGAGGACTCGTACGCCATCCAGGGCGTGTGGCGCGATGCGCAGATCGCCGCAGGGCGCCGCCTGGTCGGCCGGAAGATCGGACTGACCTCGAAGGCGATGCAGCACGCCACCGGCATCACCGAACCGGACTACGGCGTGATGTTCGACGACACGGTCCACGCCTCCGGCGCCGACATCCGCTTCGACGACTTCTCCAATGTCCGCATCGAGGTCGAGCTGGCGTTCGTGCTGGGGCATCCGCTCGAAGGCCCGGACTGCACGCTGGAGGACGCCCTCGCGGCGATCGACTACGCCGTACCCGCGCTCGAGGTGCTGAACTCGCACATCGAGCTGGAGGGCCGCACGATCGTCGACACCATCAGCGACAACGCCGCGTACGGTGCCATGGTGCTCGGGACGGTCCGCAAGCGGCCGGACGAGATCGACCTGCGCTGGGTGCCCGGCGTGCTCAGCCGTAACGGCGAGATCGAGGAGACCGGCGTCGCCGCTGGTGTCCTCGGACACCCCGCGACCGGCGTCGCGTGGCTGGCGAACAAGTTCCACCAGCACGGCGCGCGGCTGGAGGCAGGGGAGATCATCCTGGCAGGATCGTTCACGCGCCCGATGTGGGTGGCCGAGGGCGACACCGTGCTGTGCGACTACCGCGAGATGGGAACGATCGAATGCCGCTTCATCTAG
- a CDS encoding GntR family transcriptional regulator, whose product MTQTLSKSQRAYHWIKERIATQTYTPGYRLVLGSIAGELDMSVVPVREAIRQLEAEGLVQFEHNVGARVAMVDDAQYRHSMEALSILEGTATAMAARALTADDLRAARAINDEMVRTLDHFNPSAFTALNQRFHSALIAPCPNPRLHELVTAEWARLSRLRDSTFSFVPGRAHESVREHEQIVALIENGAPLNEIEHAARRHHAATLDAYLDHEHPDEAVGMHIL is encoded by the coding sequence ATGACCCAGACGCTCAGCAAGTCGCAACGCGCCTATCACTGGATCAAGGAGCGCATCGCGACGCAGACCTACACCCCCGGTTACCGGCTCGTCCTCGGGTCTATCGCCGGCGAACTCGACATGAGCGTCGTACCGGTCCGCGAGGCGATCCGCCAGCTCGAAGCCGAGGGCCTCGTGCAGTTCGAGCACAACGTGGGCGCGCGCGTCGCCATGGTCGACGACGCCCAGTACCGGCACAGCATGGAAGCCCTCAGCATCCTGGAGGGCACGGCGACCGCCATGGCGGCCCGTGCACTCACCGCGGACGACCTGCGCGCGGCCCGCGCGATCAACGACGAGATGGTCAGGACGCTGGACCACTTCAACCCGTCGGCGTTCACAGCACTCAACCAGCGCTTCCACTCGGCCCTCATCGCCCCGTGCCCCAACCCCCGCCTGCACGAGCTCGTGACCGCGGAATGGGCGCGGCTGAGCCGCCTGCGCGACTCGACCTTCAGCTTCGTCCCCGGCCGCGCGCACGAGTCCGTCCGGGAGCACGAGCAGATCGTCGCACTCATCGAGAACGGCGCACCGCTGAACGAGATCGAACACGCCGCCCGGCGGCATCACGCCGCGACCCTCGACGCCTACCTCGACCACGAGCATCCCGACGAAGCCGTCGGAATGCACATCCTCTGA
- the hpaE gene encoding 5-carboxymethyl-2-hydroxymuconate semialdehyde dehydrogenase has protein sequence MTDSRIPADLPDHIQHYIDGAFVDSSDGDTFDVLDPVTNENYTTAAAGKKADIDRAVAAAKRAFDDGPWPRMLPRERSRVLHRIADIVESRDQRLAELESYDSGLPITQALGQARRAAENFRFFADLIVAQADDTFKVPGRQINYVNRKPIGVAGLITPWNTPFMLESWKLGPALATGNTVVLKPAEFTPLSASLWAGIFEEAGLPQGVFNLVNGLGEDAGDALVKHPDVPLISFTGESRTGQIIFGNAAPYLKGLSMELGGKSPAVVFADADLDAAIDATIFGVFSLNGERCTAGSRILVERSVYDEFVERYAAQAERVKVGYPHDPTTEVGALVHPEHYDKVMSYVEIGKSEGRLVAGGGRPEGFETGNFVAPTVFADVSPDARIFQEEIFGPVVAITPFDTEEEALALANGVRYGLAAYIWTNDLKRAHNFAGAVEAGMVWLNSNNVRDLRTPFGGVKASGLGHEGGYRSIDFYTDQQAVHITLGAVHNPTFGKN, from the coding sequence ATGACCGACTCCCGCATTCCCGCAGATCTCCCCGACCACATCCAGCACTACATCGACGGCGCCTTCGTCGATTCGTCCGACGGCGACACGTTCGACGTGCTCGACCCCGTGACCAACGAGAACTACACCACGGCCGCGGCAGGCAAGAAGGCCGACATCGACCGCGCCGTCGCGGCCGCGAAGCGCGCGTTCGACGACGGCCCGTGGCCGCGGATGCTCCCGCGCGAACGCAGCCGCGTGCTGCACCGCATCGCCGACATCGTGGAGTCCCGCGATCAGCGCCTCGCGGAGCTGGAGAGCTACGACTCCGGGCTGCCGATCACGCAGGCGCTCGGCCAGGCGCGGCGCGCGGCCGAGAACTTCCGCTTCTTCGCGGACCTGATCGTGGCCCAGGCGGATGACACCTTCAAGGTCCCCGGCCGCCAGATCAACTACGTCAACCGCAAGCCGATCGGCGTCGCCGGGCTCATCACGCCGTGGAACACGCCGTTCATGCTGGAGTCGTGGAAGCTCGGCCCCGCACTCGCCACGGGCAACACGGTCGTGCTGAAACCGGCCGAGTTCACGCCGCTGTCGGCGTCGCTGTGGGCCGGCATCTTCGAGGAGGCGGGACTCCCCCAGGGCGTCTTCAACCTCGTCAACGGCCTCGGCGAGGATGCCGGAGACGCGCTCGTCAAGCATCCGGACGTGCCGCTGATCTCCTTCACGGGCGAGAGCCGCACGGGGCAGATCATCTTCGGCAACGCGGCACCGTATCTCAAGGGGCTCTCGATGGAGCTGGGCGGCAAGTCCCCCGCTGTCGTGTTCGCCGACGCGGATCTGGATGCCGCGATCGACGCCACGATCTTCGGGGTGTTCTCGCTCAACGGCGAGCGCTGCACGGCCGGGTCCCGCATCCTCGTGGAGCGCAGCGTCTACGACGAGTTCGTCGAGCGCTACGCCGCCCAGGCCGAGCGCGTCAAGGTCGGCTATCCGCACGACCCCACGACCGAGGTCGGCGCACTCGTGCATCCGGAGCACTACGACAAGGTCATGTCCTACGTCGAGATCGGCAAGAGCGAGGGCCGCCTGGTCGCCGGCGGCGGCCGGCCGGAAGGATTCGAGACCGGCAACTTCGTCGCCCCGACGGTGTTCGCCGACGTCTCCCCCGACGCGCGCATCTTCCAGGAGGAGATCTTCGGCCCCGTCGTCGCGATCACCCCGTTCGACACCGAGGAGGAGGCGCTCGCCCTCGCGAACGGCGTCAGGTACGGCCTGGCCGCGTACATCTGGACCAACGATCTCAAGCGCGCGCACAACTTCGCCGGTGCCGTCGAGGCGGGCATGGTGTGGCTGAACAGCAACAACGTGCGGGACCTCCGCACGCCGTTCGGCGGCGTGAAGGCCTCGGGCCTCGGCCACGAGGGCGGCTACCGCTCGATCGACTTCTACACCGACCAGCAGGCCGTGCACATCACGCTCGGCGCGGTGCACAACCCGACCTTCGGCAAGAACTGA